In Mycobacterium sp. Aquia_213, the sequence CAGGTCACCCCAGACCCGTTCGCGGGTACGGGGATTGAGGTTGTCATAGGCGGTGAGTTCGTCGCCGCCGACCTCCATTATCTCGGCCATCGTGTCGGTTCCGATGGACTTGTCGTCGACGAGTTCGAGCTTGTAGGGCTCGCTGGCCAGTTCCTGGCGCGCCGCATCCTTGGATTCGTAGACCCGCCGGTCGAAGAGCTGGCCGTCCTTGACGATCTGGCGCATCCGCTTTTCCAGCTTGGCCAGGTCTTCTGGAGTGAACGGCTCCGCCACGTCGAAGTCGTAGTAGAAGCCGTCCGCGATGGGCGGCCCGATGCCCAATTTGGCCTGCGGGAACAGGTTTTGTACGGCCTGGGCCAGCACGTGTGCGGCCGAATGCCGGATGACGCTGCGGCCCTCGTCGGTGTTGGCCGCGACCGGGACCACCTCGGCGTCGGTGTCGGGCGCCCAGCTCAGGTCGCGCAGCTTGCCGTCGGCGTCGCGCACCACCACGATCGCGTCGGGGGTACCCCGGCGCGGCAACCCCGCCTCCCCGACCGCCGCGGCCGCGGTAGTCCCGGCAGGAACCCGGATGGGGGCTGCTGGGACGGACTGTGCGGAGGCGCTCATCGGGTTGGTCTCCAGGGTTTCTGCGGGAATAGATCAGTGATTAATCGATGCCATGCTATCGGGGCGCGCCCCGACAGGCCCAAGCCGTTACGGCACCGGACTTTCCCGCCGGCACGCATGATCGCTCGGCCGACCCCGCCCCGCGGCGATCCGATCGAACCCCTGCCACCACTTCGCGTTGCCCGGACGCCATCTTGGTGTGCGCTGGCAGTCACCTTCTGTTCATCTAAGTAGGTTGCCCGGCAACGGTATTCGGCCGACCTTGTCCCCCAATCGGTGACGCAATTCCAACCCATTGGCGGATTCCGCGCCGGGCTCGGTCTTCCTAGCCTTATCGCCATGGCCACCGCCAGCGTCACCAGGTCTGTCGATCCTCGGCAGGGAGTTTCGATCGCGTACCAGATCAGCCCCGGTCCGTGCGCTGACTGTTCGGAATGGCTGGTGCTGGTCCACGGCACCTTGCAATCCAAGGCCGTGTGGGAGCGCTTCGGATATATCGATGAGCTGACCCGGCATTTCAACGTCGTGACCATCGATGTGCTGGGCCACGGACAAAGCAGCAAGCCGCATTTTTCGGCGCTCTACGACACGACGTTTCTCGCGCTCGACATTTGTGCGGTGTTGGACGATATCGCGATCCAGTCCGCCCACTACATCGGATACTCGCTGGGCGGCAGAATCGGCTTGGCGATGGCGATGCTTCATCCGGAACGGATTCGTTCGCTGGTAGTCGTCGGATCGTCGCATTACCCTCAGCACGACCTCGTTGACAGGTTCTTCTGCCGTGGCGCGATCGAAATCCTCGAGACCGACGGAATGCGTGCCTTCGTTGCTCAATGGCAAGAGGCACACGATTTCGTACTGAGCGCCAAAAGCCTCGACCGCTTGGCCGGTCACGATCCCCTGGCACTCGCCGCCTACCTGCGCTCCTGCCAGTCGGAGTCGGG encodes:
- a CDS encoding alpha/beta fold hydrolase, whose amino-acid sequence is MATASVTRSVDPRQGVSIAYQISPGPCADCSEWLVLVHGTLQSKAVWERFGYIDELTRHFNVVTIDVLGHGQSSKPHFSALYDTTFLALDICAVLDDIAIQSAHYIGYSLGGRIGLAMAMLHPERIRSLVVVGSSHYPQHDLVDRFFCRGAIEILETDGMRAFVAQWQEAHDFVLSAKSLDRLAGHDPLALAAYLRSCQSESGIDQHQLSAIKIPTLICVGTDDTFRFDESVELAKLIPGAEFYALAGKDHGQTITAGAPELLAQLTMFFGARYADVEATGWAA